ATCGAGGCGAACACCAGCGGGATCACGATCATTTGCAGCAACTGCACGTAACCGTTGCCCACCAGATCGAACCAACTGATCGAGGCTTTCAGTACCGGGTTGCCCGCACCATAGATCGTGTGCAGAGCGACACCAAAGATCACGCCCAGGACCAGCGCCAGCAGAACCTTTTTGGCCAGGCTCCAGGTGGTGTGACGGGTTTGCGCCAGGCCAAAGAGCAAGGCGAGGAACACCAGCAGATTGAGGATCAGCGGCAGATTCATAAAAGCTCCAATAACTTTGTGCCAGCTGCATTCCGGGGCAGCTGCGAACCGGCAAGCCTAACAGCTTGATATGTAATGATTTAATATCAAAAACAACGATTAACTGTCGTTTTTGGAATAAGCCGCTGACGCTGTGGGGAATGCCGCTGACGGAATCAGGATGCAAGCGGTCGCGGGCAGGCGGGGACTGTCATACAGATTTGTTAGCGTCGATATCTTTGAATCAGGGAGAAACGCAGATGAAGTTCGCACCGAAAATGCTGGCTGCCGTACTCTGCTTGGGCCTTGCCGGCCAAGCGTTCGCTACTGACCTGAAACACTGGCCAGCCGATCAGGCCAAGGCGCTGGACGCGATGATCGCGGCCAATGCCAACAAGGGTAACTTCGCGGTGTTCGACATGGACAACACCAGTTACCGCTACGACCTTGAAGAGTCCTTGTTGCCGTTCATGGAAAACAAGGGCCTGATCACCCGCGAGAGCCTCGATCCCTCCCTGAAACTGATCCCGTTCAAGGACACGGCCGACCATAAGGAAAGCCTGTTCAGCTATTACTATCGCCTCTGCGAAATCGACGACATGGTTTGCTATCCATGGGTCGCCCAAGTGTTTTCCGGCTTCACGCTTCAGGAGCTCAAGGGCAACGTCGATGAGTTGATGGCGTCTGGCAAACCGGTGCCGAGCACTTATTACGAAGGCGACGTGGTCAAGACCATCGACGTCAACCCGCCGAAAATCTTCACCGGTCAGAAAGAGCTCTACAACAAGCTGATGGAGAACGGCATCGAGGTCTATGTGATGACCGCCGCCTCCGAAGAACTGGTGCGCATGGTCGCCTCCGATCCGAAGTACGGCTACAACGTCAAACCGCAGAACGTGATCGGCGTGAGCCTGCTGCTCAAGGACCGCAAGACCGGCGAGTTGACCACGGCACGCAAGCAAGTCACCGCGGGCAAGTATGACGAGAAGGCCAACCTGGGCCTCGAACTGACCCCGTACCTGTGGACCCCGGCCACCTGGATGGCGGGTAAACAGTCGGCGATCCTGACGTACATCGATGAATGGAAAAAACCGGTCCTGGTGGGCGGCGATACCCCGACCAGCGATGGCTACATGCTGTTCCACAGCGTCGACGTGTCCAAGGGCGGCATCCATTTGTGGGTTAACCGCAAAGACAAGTACATGACCCAGATTAACGGCATGATGGCCAAGAACGCAGCAGCCCAGGCGAAAGAAGGCTTGGCGGTGACGGCGGATAAGAACTGGGTGATCGTGAAGCCTGAAGAGATTCAGTAAGACCGAGTCGCGCCCATCGCGGGCAAGCCTCGCTCCCACAGGGTCTGAGGTGATACATAGATTGTATGAGCACCGAAGATCCCCTGTGGGAGCGGGCTTGCCCGCGATGGGGCCATGACATTCACCATTAATGTTGAATGACACACCGCTTTCGCGAGCAGGCTCGCTCCCACATTTAACCGTGTTCAAAAAAAATGCCCCGCACTTGGCGTAATGCTGTTCACTTAAGCATTTGAGTCTCAGCTGGGCTTATCCGAAAATCCGATGCCAGATATCTGGCATCGGATTTTTTATGTCTGTTCAACAGGACCTGCTCGACCTCGGCGACCTTTTCAACTTCTGCGACCTGAGCACCTTCACCCAAAACATCCCCATAGAGTGGGTCGCGTCTGCGCTGGATCTTTCCAGTCAGGCCACCATTCGTCGACGTCGCCTGCCCGCTGACCAAGTGCTTTGGCTGGTGCTCGGCATGGCGCTGTTTCGTGATGAACCGGTTCACGAAGTGGCCAGACGTTTGAACATCTGCGCCCAAGGCCTGGCCTCTGACCACCTGTTGGCCCGTAGCGGTCTGACCGAAGCGCGTAAGCGGCTCGGCGCCGATCCCGTTGAGTGGCTGTTCCGCAAGACGGGAACCAATGGGGCGCGGAGCGCTATGACGGTGACGCCTGGCATGAACTGCAGGTGTTCGCAGTGGACGGAGCACTCTTGCGCACCCCGGATACGCCCGAGCTTCGGGACCACTTCGGGTCGGGAAACACCCCGAGCGACCGCCAGACTCCGTTTCCCATGCTGCGCCTGGTGGCGTTGATGAATGTACGTTCGCACGTGATCCTGGATGCGCAATTGAGCCCTTACCGACGCAGTGAAATGCGCTTGGCCGACGAGTTCCTGCAGCAGATCCCCGATCACTCGGTGACGTTGTTCGACAAAGGATTCTGGGGGGCCGAACTGCTGTCGAGCCTGAGCAGTGCTGGTAGCAACCGTCATTGGTTGATCCCGGCAAAAAAAGGAATGGTCTGCGAAGAAGTGACCCGCTACAGCCAGCACGATCGTTGGGTGCGCATGAAAGTCTCGCCGCAGGCCAGGAAGCGAAACCCGACCCTTCCAACGCATTGGGAGGCCCGCGAAGTCAGTTATGAAATTCAAGGCAAGCTAAAGACCGTCATGACGTCATTGCCGGCTAACGCCTACAACGCCAAGGCCGTGGCCAAGCTGTATCAGGAACGCTGGGAGATCGAATTGGGCTTCAGGGACATCAAGAGCTCGATGCAGCAGAACGCAGTGACCTTGCGTAGCAAAAAAGTCGACTTGGTCTATCAGGAGGTTTGGGGACTTTTGTTGGCTTATAACGTGATTCGTCGGGAAGCCAGCCAGGCGGCGGTGGCGTTTGGCCGAGCCCCCTCGGACATTCGTTTCAAACCGGCTTGCCAGTACATTGCCGTGCAACTGATAGTGATGGCAGCGGCCAACCCGATTTCAGCCACAGGCAGACGATTGGCAGAGTTAAGGGCAGGTATCGGAGGATTGTTTCTGGATCACCGTCCAAGACCTTCAAGGCCAAGGACGGTGAAAATATCAAAGACCCGGTTTCCAGTAGACCGTAAGGCTGCTCCGCTTAAGTGAACAGCATTACGCACTTGGCGGGGCATTTTTGTTTCTGCGACTGACGCTTACAACCCGTCGAGCATCGCCTTGTTACGTACCGCACCCTTGTCGGCGCTGGTGGCCAACAGGGCATACGCTTTCAGCGCAGTCGTCACTTTACGTGGACGCACTTCCACCGGTTTCCAGCCTTTCTTGTCCTGCTCGGCACGGCGCGCTGCCATTTCTTCATCGCTGATCAACAGGTTGATCGAGCGATTCGGAATGTCGATCAGCACCTTGTCGCCATCCTGCACCAGACCGATCGCGCCGCCGGCAGCCGCTTCTGGCGAAGCGTGGCCGATGGACAGGCCCGAAGTACCGCCAGAGAAACGGCCGTCGGTGAGCAGGGCGCAGGCTTTGCCCAGGCCTTTGGATTTCAGGTAAGACGTCGGGTACAACATTTCCTGCATGCCCGGGCCGCCTTTCGGGCCTTCGTAACGAATGATCACGATGTCGCCGGCCTTCACTTCGTCGGCGAGGATGCCGCGTACGGCGCTGTCCTGGCTTTCAAAGATCTTCGCGTTGCCTTCGAACACGTGGATCGATTCGTCGACGCCGGCGGTTTTCACCACGCAGCCATCCAGGGCGATGTTGCCGTACAGAACGGCCAGGCCACCTTCTTTCGAGTAAGCGTGTTCGACACTGCGGATGCAGCCGTTTTCACGGTCGTCATCCAGGGTTTCCCAGCGGGTCGACTGGCTGAACGCGGTTTGCGTCGGGATGCCCGCCGGGCCGGCCTTGAAGAAGTGGTGCACGGCTTCATCGGTGGTCTGGGTGATGTCCCACTTGGCGATGCCTTCAGCCAAGGACTTGCTGTGCACGGTCGGCAGATCGGTGTGCAACAGACCGCCACGGGCCAGGGAACCGAGGATGCTGAAGATCCCGCCGGCACGGTGCACGTCTTCCATGTGGTACTTCTGGATGTTCGGCGCGACCTTGCACAGTTGCGGTACATGGCGAGAAAGGCGGTCGATGTCGCGCAGGTCGAAATCGATCTCGGCTTCCTGGGCTGCGGCCAGCAAGTGCAGGATGGTGTTGGTGGAACCGCCCATGGCGATGTCCAGGGTCATGGCGTTTTCGAACGCCTTGAAGTTGGCGATGTTGCGCGGCAACACCGACTCATCGTTCTCGCCATAGTAACGTTTGCACAGCTCGACGATGGTGCGGCCAGCTTGCAGGAACAGTTGTTCGCGGTCGCTATGGGTGGCCAGGGTCGAACCGTTGCCCGGCAATGCCAGACCCAGGGCTTCAACGAGGCAGTTCATCGAGTTGGCGGTGAACATGCCGGAGCAGGAGCCGCACGTCGGGCAGGCGCTACGCTCATACTCCGCAACCTTCTCGTCAGAGGCGCTGGAGTCTGCGGCGATCACCATGGCGTCAACCAGGTCGAGACCGTGGCTGGCCAGTTTGGTCTTGCCGGCTTCCATCGGGCCGCCGGACACGAAGATCACCGGGATGTTCAGCCGCAAGGAGGCCATCAACATGCCAGGGGTGATCTTGTCGCAGTTGGAGATGCAGACGATGGCGTCGGCGCAGTGGGCGTTGACCATGTATTCGACGGAGTCGGCGATGATCTCGCGGCTCGGCAGCGAATAGAGCATGCCGTCGTGACCCATGGCGATGCCGTCATCCACAGCAATGGTGTTGAATTCTTTGGCGACGCCGCCGGCCCGTTC
This genomic stretch from Pseudomonas wuhanensis harbors:
- a CDS encoding haloacid dehalogenase-like hydrolase, with amino-acid sequence MKFAPKMLAAVLCLGLAGQAFATDLKHWPADQAKALDAMIAANANKGNFAVFDMDNTSYRYDLEESLLPFMENKGLITRESLDPSLKLIPFKDTADHKESLFSYYYRLCEIDDMVCYPWVAQVFSGFTLQELKGNVDELMASGKPVPSTYYEGDVVKTIDVNPPKIFTGQKELYNKLMENGIEVYVMTAASEELVRMVASDPKYGYNVKPQNVIGVSLLLKDRKTGELTTARKQVTAGKYDEKANLGLELTPYLWTPATWMAGKQSAILTYIDEWKKPVLVGGDTPTSDGYMLFHSVDVSKGGIHLWVNRKDKYMTQINGMMAKNAAAQAKEGLAVTADKNWVIVKPEEIQ
- the ilvD gene encoding dihydroxy-acid dehydratase; this encodes MPDYRSKTSTHGRNMAGARALWRATGMKDDDFKKPIIAIANSFTQFVPGHVHLKDLGQLVAREIERAGGVAKEFNTIAVDDGIAMGHDGMLYSLPSREIIADSVEYMVNAHCADAIVCISNCDKITPGMLMASLRLNIPVIFVSGGPMEAGKTKLASHGLDLVDAMVIAADSSASDEKVAEYERSACPTCGSCSGMFTANSMNCLVEALGLALPGNGSTLATHSDREQLFLQAGRTIVELCKRYYGENDESVLPRNIANFKAFENAMTLDIAMGGSTNTILHLLAAAQEAEIDFDLRDIDRLSRHVPQLCKVAPNIQKYHMEDVHRAGGIFSILGSLARGGLLHTDLPTVHSKSLAEGIAKWDITQTTDEAVHHFFKAGPAGIPTQTAFSQSTRWETLDDDRENGCIRSVEHAYSKEGGLAVLYGNIALDGCVVKTAGVDESIHVFEGNAKIFESQDSAVRGILADEVKAGDIVIIRYEGPKGGPGMQEMLYPTSYLKSKGLGKACALLTDGRFSGGTSGLSIGHASPEAAAGGAIGLVQDGDKVLIDIPNRSINLLISDEEMAARRAEQDKKGWKPVEVRPRKVTTALKAYALLATSADKGAVRNKAMLDGL